A genomic region of Nostoc sp. 'Peltigera membranacea cyanobiont' N6 contains the following coding sequences:
- a CDS encoding SH3 domain-containing protein translates to MPIQDDISWFKQQFQQDIQAAIGNTPFSIELIIAIALQETGYLWRNIYKRETVAKTLELCVGDTISAPNRTAFPKDKSELLSKPKGDEMFQIAREALESIAPYNNDFNKAAKKPEKFCHGFGIFQYDIQFFLENPNFFLEKRWYEFDECLKICVEELNEKLVKTYGSNKSDLTDREMVYVAIAYNRGRADLDRDFKQGYKDSSGKYYGEYIWEYLQLAKSNNVIPSVNPKQYEVNARSVLRVRSGPGTDFDVIDRLPFGRRVSVGKRQGEWIEIDLEGDGVIDGFVFASYLKPV, encoded by the coding sequence ATGCCAATTCAAGATGATATTAGCTGGTTTAAACAACAATTCCAACAGGATATTCAAGCTGCTATTGGTAATACACCATTTAGCATTGAGTTAATAATTGCTATTGCCCTTCAAGAGACAGGTTATCTGTGGAGGAATATTTACAAAAGAGAAACCGTTGCCAAGACACTAGAACTTTGCGTTGGTGATACGATAAGCGCTCCCAATAGAACAGCATTTCCAAAAGACAAAAGCGAACTTTTGTCGAAGCCAAAAGGTGATGAGATGTTTCAAATTGCTCGTGAAGCTCTCGAATCAATTGCACCATATAATAACGATTTCAATAAGGCAGCAAAAAAACCTGAAAAATTTTGTCATGGATTTGGTATTTTTCAATATGATATTCAATTTTTTTTAGAGAATCCCAATTTTTTTCTAGAGAAACGCTGGTACGAATTTGATGAGTGTTTAAAGATATGTGTTGAGGAGTTAAATGAAAAACTTGTTAAAACCTATGGTAGCAATAAGTCTGATTTAACTGATAGAGAAATGGTATATGTTGCCATTGCCTATAACAGAGGTCGTGCTGATTTGGATCGTGACTTCAAACAGGGATATAAAGATAGTAGTGGTAAATATTACGGAGAATACATTTGGGAATACCTTCAACTTGCAAAAAGTAATAATGTAATTCCTAGTGTAAATCCTAAACAGTATGAAGTTAATGCTCGCTCTGTACTTAGAGTCCGTTCTGGTCCAGGGACGGATTTCGATGTTATCGATCGTCTTCCTTTTGGTCGTCGAGTATCTGTTGGTAAAAGACAAGGTGAATGGATTGAAATTGATCTAGAAGGTGATGGAGTGATTGATGGTTTTGTATTTGCTAGCTATTTAAAACCAGTTTAA
- a CDS encoding M15 family metallopeptidase, which translates to MALPVLKRGNKGDAVFLWQNFLVGKGLLNQADSIFGQDTEDATKAYQRSQGLNDDGIVASQTYGKALLEGLDAIEFESDFPAKPTFSPLVSTSDRQLVFGKFDFEIDSIPGNREHIKILGNWVKDNIISVDIPELKPLVSSGKMEFHSKATAQLQGLWKAWKAHDLIKFILTFDGSFVPRFIRGAPLVQDFRKLSNHAFGSAFDINADFNPLGRTPAFISQKGSVRLLVPTAHDYGFYWGGHFNTRKDGMHFEVAKILTSTELATLATKYGT; encoded by the coding sequence ATGGCACTTCCAGTTTTAAAACGAGGTAATAAAGGTGATGCCGTTTTTCTTTGGCAGAACTTTTTAGTTGGTAAAGGCTTGCTCAATCAAGCTGATAGTATTTTTGGTCAAGATACTGAAGATGCAACAAAAGCTTACCAGCGTTCTCAAGGTCTTAACGATGATGGAATTGTAGCAAGTCAAACTTACGGTAAAGCTCTTTTAGAAGGGCTAGATGCTATTGAATTTGAGTCTGACTTTCCGGCAAAACCTACCTTTAGTCCTCTAGTTAGCACAAGCGATCGCCAATTAGTATTTGGAAAATTTGATTTTGAAATTGATTCAATTCCAGGAAACCGCGAACACATTAAAATCTTAGGTAATTGGGTCAAAGATAACATCATTAGTGTTGATATTCCAGAATTAAAACCACTTGTCTCAAGTGGGAAAATGGAGTTTCATAGTAAGGCAACTGCACAGCTACAAGGTTTATGGAAAGCGTGGAAAGCTCACGATTTAATTAAGTTTATTTTAACCTTTGACGGTAGTTTTGTCCCCCGTTTTATCCGAGGCGCTCCATTGGTTCAGGACTTTCGTAAACTCAGCAATCATGCTTTTGGCTCTGCATTTGATATCAATGCTGATTTCAATCCGTTAGGAAGAACACCAGCTTTTATTAGTCAGAAAGGTTCTGTTCGTCTTTTAGTACCAACAGCCCATGACTACGGTTTTTACTGGGGAGGTCACTTTAACACTCGTAAAGATGGAATGCATTTTGAGGTTGCCAAAATTCTCACTTCTACTGAATTAGCTACCTTAGCAACTAAGTATGGAACCTAA